Within Thermus sp. CCB_US3_UF1, the genomic segment GACGGGGTGCGGGTGCCCAAGGAGCGGATCCTGGGGCGGGAAGGGGAAGGGTTCAGGATCGCCCTCGCCACCTTGGACACCGGGCGGATCTCCCTGGCCGCCGGGGCGGTGGGGCTGATGCAGAGGGCCTTGGACCTCTCCCTGGCCTACGTGCGGGAAAGGCGGCAGTTCGGCAAGCCCCTTGCCGGCTTCCAGCTCATCCAGGCCCACCTGGCCGAGATGAAGCTGGACCTGGAGGCATCCCGCCTCCTCACCTACCAGGCGGCCTGGAAGAAGGTCAGGGGGGAGCGGTACACCCTGGAGGCCAGCCTGGCCAAGCTCTACGCCTCCGAGGCCGCCAACCGGGTGGCCTACCGGGCCATCCAGGTCCACGGGGGCTACGGTTTCTTCGAGGAGTACGAGGTGGCCCGGCTCTACCGGGACGCCCGGATCCTCACCCTCTACGAGGGGACCAGCGAGGTGCAAAAGCTCCTCATCGGGGCACACCTCACGGGCATGCGGGCCTTTGCGTAGGAGGTGGTGTATGCGGTGGGTGCGGTTTTGGGTTTTAGGGTTTCTCCTCCTTGGCCTGGCCTGGGCCCAGGTGCGGGAGGGGGTGGACCTGGGGGCCCTTGGGGCCTTCAAGGCCCGCCTCGAGGCGGAGGTGGCCCAGGGGAGGCTTCCTGGGGCGGTGTTCCTGGTGGCCCGCAACGGCCAGGTGGTCTTCCACGAGGCCGTGGGCTATCTGGACCCCCAGGCCAGGACCCCCATGCCCCGGGAGGCCATCTTCCGCATCTACTCCATGACCAAACCCCTCACCTCGGTCCTGGCCCTAAGGCTGGTGGAGGAGGGAAGGCTTTTCCTCACCGACCCCATCGCCCTCTACCTGCCCGAGTTCCGGGAGGTCCGGGTGGGGGTGGAAAGGACGGGGCCCGAGGGGCGGCCCACCCTGGAGCTGGTGGCCGCCCAAAGGCCCATCACCGTCTACGACCTCCTGCGCCACACCTCGGGGATCACCTACGGCATCTTCTTCGACTCCCTGGTGAAGCAGGAGTACCGCCGGGTGGGAGCGGACGCCGTGGACCAAACAGCGGAGGAGTTTGTGCGCAAGCTGGCCCAGCTCCCCTTGCAGTTCCAGCCGGGGACGGTCTGGGAGTACAGCAACTCCACGGACCTCCTGGGCCACCTCCTGGAGCGCCTCACGGGCCGGAGCCTGGCGGAACTCATGGAGGAAAAGCTCTTCCGGCCCCTGGGCATGGCGGACGCGGGCTTCTCCGTTCCCGAGGCCAAGGCTTCCCGCATCGCCGAGCCCTTCCTCCAGGACCCCTTCACCCGCCAGCCCACCCCGCCTGCCCTGGAGGTGCGCCGCCCGCCCCGGCGCTTCTCGGGAGGGGCGGGGGCGGTGGCCACGGCCCTGGACTACTACCGCTTCCTCCAGGCCCTGCTGAACGGGGGGGAGCTGGGCGGCCAGAGGATCCTCTCCCGCAAGGGGGTGGAGCTCCTGACCCAGGACCACCTGGGCCCCCTCTACCTCCCCTCCCTAGGGCGGGGAGCGGCCTACCTCCCGGGGCCGGGGTACGGCTTCGGCCTGGGGGTGGCGGTGCGGCTGGCGGACGGGGGTAGCCCCCTTCCGGGGAGCGCGGGGGACTACAACTGGGGCGGTCTCTTCGGCACCTCCTTCTTCGTGGACCCCAAGGAGCGGCTCATCGGCATCTGGATGATGCAAAACCCAGGGGGGCGGGCCTACTACGCCCAGCTTTTCCGGCATGCGGTCTACGCTAGCCTGCGCTGATGGGAAGGCTTGAGGGCAAGGTCATCCTGGTCACGGGAGCGGCCCACGGCATCGGCCGGGCCGCCCTGGAGCGGTTTGCGGCGGAAGGGGCCCACCTGGTGGCCGTGGACCGGGAGGAGGAGGCCCTTTTGGAGGCGGTAGCGGCCCTCGAGGCCGAGGCCCTGGCCGTGCCCGCGGACCTGGCCGACCCCCAGGGGGTGGAGGGGGCCTTCGCCGAGGCCCTGGAGGAGTTTGGCCGCCTGGACGGGGTGGCCCACTTCGCCGGGGTGGCCCACGCCGCCCTCTCCTGGAAGCTCTCCCTGGCGGACTGGGAGCGGGTCCTAGGGGTCAACCTCACGGGAAGCTTCCTGGTGGCGAGGAAGGCCGGGGAGGTCATGCAGGGGGGAAGCCTGGTGCTCACGGGCTCCGTGGCCGCCCTGGGGGCCTTGGGCCTCGCCCACTACGCCGCCAGCAAGGCCGCCCTTTTGGGCCTGGTCCGCACCCTGGCCCTGGAGCTGGCCCCCAAGGGGATCCGGGTCAACCTCCTGGTGCCGGGCCTCATCGAGACCCGGATGACCGCGGGGCTTCCCGAGTGGTCCCGGGCGCAGGAGGTGGAGGCCTCCCCCCTGAAGCGCCCAGGGCGGCCAGAGGAGGTGGCCCAGGCCGCCCTCTTCCTCCTCTCGGAGGAAAGCGGCTTCATCACCGGCCAGGCCCTCTTCGTGGACGGGGGGCGGTCGGTCCTGGGCCCCCCCGGCCTTCCCCCAGGGTTCGGCCCCAAGGAGGTGGGATGATGCCCATGTACTTTGAGGACTTTGAGGTAGGCCAGCGGTTCACCACGGCGGGCAGGACGGTCACCGAGGCGGATGTGGTCAACTTCGCCGGGGTTTCCGGGGACTACAACCCCATCCACACCGACGCCGAGTTCGCCAAGGATACCCCCTTCGGCCAGCGCATCGCCCACGGGCTCCTGGCCCTGGCCATGCTCACGGGCCTGCGCCAGCGCACGGGGGTCACGGACGGCACCCTCATCGCCTGGCTGGAGATCCGCAACTACCGCTTCCTCAAGCCCGTCCTCATCGGGGACACCATCCGCGGGGAGACGGAGATCGTGGAGAAGCGGGAGACCAGCAAGCCCGACCGGGGGATCCTGGTCCAGCGGGTGCGGGTCCTGAACCAGCGGGGCGAGGTGGTTCAGGAAGGAGAGTTCGTGACCATGGTCCGGAGGCGGCCTTGAGCCCCTTCGCCCGCTGGTTCCAGGCCGAGGTGGGGCGGCGGGAAGGGGGGGAGGCGGAGCTCCTCCTTGCCGTGCGGGAGGAGTTCCTGCAGGGCCAGGGCCTGGTCCACGGGGGGATCCTGGCCGCCCTTCTGGATAGCGCCCTGGGCCAGGCGGTGGAGAGCCTGGGGGTGAGGGTGGTCACGGCGGAGCTTTCCGTGAACTACCTAAGGCCGGTACGGGAAGGGGTCCTGCTGGCCCGGGGCCGGGTGCTCCATGCGGGCAGGAGGCTCTTCCACGCCGTGGGGGAGGTCTTCTCCGAAGGGGAGCGGGTGGCCTTCGCCAAGGGCACCTTCTACCGGGTGGGCTAGGGGTAAGCTGGCCCCAAAAGGAGGCGTAGATGTTCCCGAGCACCATGATGGACGAGGAGCTGAACCTCTGGGACTTCCTGGAGCGGGCGGCGGAGCTTTTCCCCAGGAAGGAGGTGGTCTCCCGCCTGCCCACGGGGGAGGTCCACCGTACGGACTACGCCGGGATCCACCGGAGGGCGCGGCGGCTCATGGGGGGGCTCAAGGCCCTGGGGGTGGGGGTGGGGGACCGGGTGGCCACCCTGGCCTTCAACGGCTTCCGCCACCTCGAGGCCTACTTCGCCGTCCCCGGGATGGGGGCGGTGCTCCACACCGCCAACCCCCGCCTGGCCCCCAAGGAGATCGCCTACATCCTGAACCACGCCGAGGACAAGGTCCTCCTCTTTGACCCCCACCTCCTCCCCCTGGTGGAGGCCCTGCGGCCCGAGCTCAAGACCGTGGCCCACTTCGTGGTCCTGGACAGGGAGGCCCCCGAGGGGTACCTGGCCTACGAGGCCCTGCTGGGGGAGGAGGTGGACCCCGTGCGGGTGCCGGAGCGGGCCGCCTGCGGCATGGCCTACACCACGGGCACCACCGGCCTCCCCAAGGGGGTGGTCTACAGCCACCGGGCCCTGGTCCTCCACAGCCTCTCGGCCAGCCTGGCCGACGGCACCGCCCTTTCGGAACGGGACGTGGTCCTCCCCGTGGTGCCCATGTTTCACGTGAACGCCTGGTGCCTGCCCTACGCCGCCACCCTGGTGGGGGCCAAGCAGGTCCTGCCGGGGCCCCGGCTGGACCCCGCCTCCCTGGTGGAGCTCTTTGACGGGGAGGGGGTCACCTTCACCGCGGGGGTGCCCACGGTCTGGCTGGCCCTGGCCGACCACCTGGAGGCCACGGGCCACCGCCTCAAAACCCTGAAGCGCCTGGTGGTGGGGGGAAGCGCCGCCCCCAAGAGCCTCATCGCCCGCCTGGAGCGGATGGGAATCGAGGTGCGCCAGGGTTACGGCCTCACGGAAACCTCCCCCGTGGTGGTGCAGAACTTCACCAAAAGCCACCTGGAGGGCCTTTCCGAAGAGGAGAAGCTTTCCCTCAAGGCCAAGACCGGCCTCCCCATCCCCCTGGTCCGCCTTCGGGTGGCCGACGAAGGGGGAAAGCCCGTGCCCAAGGACGGGAAGACCCTGGGGGAGGTCCAGCTCAGGGGCCCCTGGATCACCCGGGGGTACTACGGGAACGAGGCGGCAAGCCAGCAGGCCCTCACCCCGGACGGCTGGTTCCGCACCGGGGACGTGGCCGTCTGGGACGAGGAGGGGTACCTGGAGATCAAGGACCGCCTCAAGGACCTGATCAAGTCGGGGGGGGAGTGGATCTCCAGCGTGGACCTGGAGAACGCCCTCATGGGCCACCCGGGGGTGAAGGAGGCGGCGGTGGTGGCCATCCCCCACCCCAGGTGGCAGGAGCGCCCCCTGGCGGTGGTGGTGCCCCGGGGGGAGAGGCCCAAGGAGGAGGAACTCCGGGAACACCTCCTCCGGGCGGGCTTTGCCCGCTGGCAGCTTCCCGACGCCTTCGTCTTTGTGGAGGAGATCCCCAGGACCAGCGCGGGCAAGTTCCTGAAGCGGGCCCTGAGAGAGCGGTACAAGGACCTTTTTGGAGGTGGCTGATGTTCCTGGAAAGGTTTCGCTTGGACGGCAAGGCGGCCCTGGTCACCGGGGGGAGCCGGGGCCTGGGCCTCGAGGCCGCCCTGGCCCTGAAGGAGGCCGGGGCCCGGGTGGCGGTGATGGCCCGGCGGGCGGCCTTCTTTGAGGAGGCGCGGAAGCACCTGGGGGAGGAGGCCCTTTACCTGGAGGGGGACGTGCGGGACGAGGCCCGCCTCGAGGCCATCGTGGCCGAGGTGGAGGCCCGGCTTGGCCCCCTCACCGTCTTGGTCAACGCTGCCGGGATCAGCTGGGGCGCCCCCTCCCTGGAGATGCCGGTGGAGAAGGTGCGGGAGGTCCTGGAGGTGAACCTGGTGGGGGCCTTCCTCGCCAGCCGGGCCGCGGCCCGGCCCATGCGGGAAAGGGGGTACGGCAAGATCATCCACATCGCCTCCGTGGCCGGGCTCAAGGGGGAACCCCCGGAGGTGCTGGACGCGGTGGGCTACTCGGCCTCCAAGGGGGGGCTCATCGCCCTCACCCGGGACCTGGCGGTGAAGTGGGGGCGGTGGGGCATCCGGGTGAACGCCCTGGCTCCCGGGTTCTTCCCCACCCGGATGACGGAAAAGGTCCTGCCCAAGGCCGAGGCCTACCTCCGGGCCAGCCTGCCCCTGGGCCGCCCGGGGCAGCCGGGGGAGCTCGGGGGGGCGGTCCTCTTCCTGGCCAGCCCGGCCTCGGACTACGTCACCGGGGCCGTCCTGCCCGTGGACGGGGGGGCCACGGCCCTCTAGTGCAGGAGGGTCTTCCTCTGCCGCTCCTCGCCCTCACCGGACCTCAGGGGGGTGGCGAGCAGGGTCTTCCACGCTTTGTAGAATTTCCTGCATTCCTTATCCTCCAGGCACGCAAAGGCCACCCGTTGGCAGCCCTTTTGCCAGGCCTCCCCTTCGTCAAGGCCTATCCCCTCCCCCCACCCCTCCCCCGGCTGGTAGATCTCCAGGGTGTAATCGTCCCGCACGAAGTAGATGTAGTCCACCCACCTCCAGCCCGTGGTCAAGGCATACCCGAAGACGGGAGAGGGGGGCGCCATCCCCTTGCCAGGACCCCGGGAAAGCCTGTCCTTCAGGCCCAAGCCGATTAAAACCTGGGCCATGAAGCGTTCCGGGTCCCAAAAGCCCCGCTCCTCCCGGAAGAGGTCGGTCACCGCCAGCAGAAGGGGTACCACCTCCTCGGGATAACCGTCGGCCTCCTTGTAGATCTTGATCCCCTGGTTTCCCTGGGCCAGAATCAGGGCCCGCGTGGGCATCGTACCGCTACGCATCCGCTTCCCAGGATAAGCCCCTGGGGGCCTGGGCGAGGGGATTATGACCGCCGCGCCAGGGGTCTGGGGGGGCTAAAGGCCCAGGTAGGCCCGCTGGAACTGGGGATCCTCCAGGAAGCTTTGCGCGGGGCCGTGGCGCACCAGGCAGCCGTTGGAGAGGAGGTAGGCCCGGTCGGCCAGGGCCAGGGCCCGGGCCGCCTCCTGCTCCACCAGGAGGACCGTCACCCCCTCCCGGCGCACCCGGGCGATCTGCTCGAAGACCAGGGCCCGCACCTTGGGGGCCAGGCCCGTGGAGGGCTCGTCCACGGCCAGAAGCTTGGGGCGGGCCATGAGGGCCCGGCCGATGGCCAGCATCTGCTGCTCCCCCCCGGAGAGGTCCCCTGCCCGCTGCTTCCGCCTTTCCCGGAGGCGGGGGAAAAGCTCGTAGACGAAGGCCAGCTGCCGCCCCACCTCCCCCTTGGGGAGGAGGAGGCCCCCGGCCAGGAGGTTCTCCTCCACGGTGAGCTCGCGGAAGGGGCGGCGCCTTTCGGGACACAGGACCAGGCCCAAGCGGGCGATCTGGTGGGGCAAAAGGCCGTCGATGCGCCGTCCCTGAAAGCGCACCTCCCCCTCCAGCCGGATCTCCCCCGCCTTGGTCCCGCGGTGGAGGCGGGCCTCGAGGCGGACCAGCCCGGAGATGGCCCGGAGGAAGCTGGTCTTGCCGGCCCCGTTGGGCCCCACCAGGCAGACCAGCTCCCCTTCCCGGACCTCGAGGTCCACGCCAAAGAGGATCTGGGCCTTGCCGTAGAGGAGGGAAAGCCCCCTAACCTCCAGCATGGACCCCCTCCCCCAGGTAGGCCTCGATCACCTTGGGGTCCTGGGCCACCGCCCCGGGGGGGCCCTCGGCCAGGACCTCCCCGAAGTTCAGGACCACCACCCGGTCGGCGATCTTGAAGAGCTCGGAGAGCTTGTGCTCGATGATGACCATGGCGCACCCCTCGCTGTGGAGCCGGCCAAACCGCCCCCCCTTGCGCAGCCGGGAAAGGGACTTGGCCAGAAGCTCGGTCTCCGCCGGGGTCAGGCCGGCGAAGGGTTCGTCCAGGACCAGGAGCTCGGGCTCCGTGGCCAGGGCGCGGGCGATCTCCAGCCGCTTCAGCTCCCCTTGGGAGAGGACGGCGGCGGGCTCCTTGGCCTTGTCGGCAATGCCCACGAACTCCAGGGCGTCCAGGGCCCGCACCTCGGCCCGCTTCACCCAGTCCCCCATCCTTCCCCCCCGGGGCCCGTAGGCCGCCACCAGGACGTTGGCCATCACGGGCAGGCGCTTGAGGGGCCTGGGGTTTTGGAAGGTGGCGGCCAGGCCCAGGCGCACCCGCTCCCAGGTGGGGAGGGGGGTGATGTCCTTGCCCTTGAAGAAGACCCGCCCCTCGTCGGGCCGGTGGATGCCCAGGAGGAGCCGGAGGAGGGTGGTCTTCCCTGCCCCGTTGGGGCCGATGAGGCCCACGATCTCCCGCTCCCCCACCCGGAGGTCCACCCGGTAGAGGGCCTGGAGGCCCCCGAAGCGCTTGGAAAGCCCCCGGGCCTCAAGGAGCGCCACCCTGCACCTCCTCCCTCAGCTCCCGGCGGGAGACCTTGCCCACGTCCGTCTTGGGGAGCTCCCCGCGGAACTCGATCTCCCGGGGGAGCTTGTAAGGGGCCAGGCGCTCGCGGAGAAAGGCCATGAGGTCCTCCTCCGTCACCTTGCCCCGGGCCTCGGCCTCGAGGACCACGTAGGCCTTGGGGTAGGCCCCCACCTTGGGGTCGGGCACTCCCACCACCCCGGCCGCCTTGACCAGGGGGTGGGCCCGCAGGGCCTCCTCGATCTCCCGGGGGAAGACGGGCCGGCCCTTGTACTTGATCATGTCCTTGGCCCGGTCGTAGAAGTGGAAGTACCCCTCCTCGTCCATGCGCACCAGGTCCCCGGTGCGGAAGAAGCGGAGCCCCCCTCGGGCGAAGAAGCTCCGGGCGTTCTCCTCCTCCCGCCGCCAGTACCCCCGGGTGACGTTGGGCCCGGCCAGGGCCAATTCCCCCACCTCCCCCACGGGCACCGGCTCCAGGGTGTCCGGGTCCACCACCAGGGCCCGGATGCCCGGCAGGGGGATGCCGAAGGAGCCCCGCTTCACCCGGTCCCGGGGGTTGATGTGGCTCACGGAAGTGGTCTCGGTCATCCCGTACCCCTCGGCGATCTCCCGGCCCGTCCGGGTGCGGAAGGCCTCCGCCGTGGCCTCGTGCAGGGTGTCCGCCCCGCTCACCACCACCTCCAGCCGCCCCCAGTCCACCCAGTGGGCCTTGGGGTGGTCCCGCAGGACCTCGTACAGGGAGGGGACGCCGAAGAAGTGGGTGGCCCGGTAGCGGACCATGGCCTCCAGGATCCAGTCGGGGTCGGGGGTGGAGAAGACCACGAGCCGGGCCCCGGAGAGGAGGCCCCCCAGGAGGAGGACCACCTGGCCGTAGATGTGGTAGAAGGGCAGGAAGGCCAGGATGGTGCTCCGCCGGCTGAAGGGGTTGAGGCTCTGGATCATGCGGTGGGCGGCCAGGATGTTGCCGTGGGTGATCTCCACCCCCTTGGGCAGGCCCGTGGT encodes:
- a CDS encoding serine hydrolase; this translates as MRWVRFWVLGFLLLGLAWAQVREGVDLGALGAFKARLEAEVAQGRLPGAVFLVARNGQVVFHEAVGYLDPQARTPMPREAIFRIYSMTKPLTSVLALRLVEEGRLFLTDPIALYLPEFREVRVGVERTGPEGRPTLELVAAQRPITVYDLLRHTSGITYGIFFDSLVKQEYRRVGADAVDQTAEEFVRKLAQLPLQFQPGTVWEYSNSTDLLGHLLERLTGRSLAELMEEKLFRPLGMADAGFSVPEAKASRIAEPFLQDPFTRQPTPPALEVRRPPRRFSGGAGAVATALDYYRFLQALLNGGELGGQRILSRKGVELLTQDHLGPLYLPSLGRGAAYLPGPGYGFGLGVAVRLADGGSPLPGSAGDYNWGGLFGTSFFVDPKERLIGIWMMQNPGGRAYYAQLFRHAVYASLR
- a CDS encoding SDR family NAD(P)-dependent oxidoreductase codes for the protein MGRLEGKVILVTGAAHGIGRAALERFAAEGAHLVAVDREEEALLEAVAALEAEALAVPADLADPQGVEGAFAEALEEFGRLDGVAHFAGVAHAALSWKLSLADWERVLGVNLTGSFLVARKAGEVMQGGSLVLTGSVAALGALGLAHYAASKAALLGLVRTLALELAPKGIRVNLLVPGLIETRMTAGLPEWSRAQEVEASPLKRPGRPEEVAQAALFLLSEESGFITGQALFVDGGRSVLGPPGLPPGFGPKEVG
- a CDS encoding MaoC/PaaZ C-terminal domain-containing protein, with translation MPMYFEDFEVGQRFTTAGRTVTEADVVNFAGVSGDYNPIHTDAEFAKDTPFGQRIAHGLLALAMLTGLRQRTGVTDGTLIAWLEIRNYRFLKPVLIGDTIRGETEIVEKRETSKPDRGILVQRVRVLNQRGEVVQEGEFVTMVRRRP
- a CDS encoding PaaI family thioesterase, which translates into the protein MSPFARWFQAEVGRREGGEAELLLAVREEFLQGQGLVHGGILAALLDSALGQAVESLGVRVVTAELSVNYLRPVREGVLLARGRVLHAGRRLFHAVGEVFSEGERVAFAKGTFYRVG
- a CDS encoding long-chain fatty acid--CoA ligase, giving the protein MFPSTMMDEELNLWDFLERAAELFPRKEVVSRLPTGEVHRTDYAGIHRRARRLMGGLKALGVGVGDRVATLAFNGFRHLEAYFAVPGMGAVLHTANPRLAPKEIAYILNHAEDKVLLFDPHLLPLVEALRPELKTVAHFVVLDREAPEGYLAYEALLGEEVDPVRVPERAACGMAYTTGTTGLPKGVVYSHRALVLHSLSASLADGTALSERDVVLPVVPMFHVNAWCLPYAATLVGAKQVLPGPRLDPASLVELFDGEGVTFTAGVPTVWLALADHLEATGHRLKTLKRLVVGGSAAPKSLIARLERMGIEVRQGYGLTETSPVVVQNFTKSHLEGLSEEEKLSLKAKTGLPIPLVRLRVADEGGKPVPKDGKTLGEVQLRGPWITRGYYGNEAASQQALTPDGWFRTGDVAVWDEEGYLEIKDRLKDLIKSGGEWISSVDLENALMGHPGVKEAAVVAIPHPRWQERPLAVVVPRGERPKEEELREHLLRAGFARWQLPDAFVFVEEIPRTSAGKFLKRALRERYKDLFGGG
- a CDS encoding SDR family oxidoreductase, which translates into the protein MFLERFRLDGKAALVTGGSRGLGLEAALALKEAGARVAVMARRAAFFEEARKHLGEEALYLEGDVRDEARLEAIVAEVEARLGPLTVLVNAAGISWGAPSLEMPVEKVREVLEVNLVGAFLASRAAARPMRERGYGKIIHIASVAGLKGEPPEVLDAVGYSASKGGLIALTRDLAVKWGRWGIRVNALAPGFFPTRMTEKVLPKAEAYLRASLPLGRPGQPGELGGAVLFLASPASDYVTGAVLPVDGGATAL
- a CDS encoding ABC transporter ATP-binding protein, yielding MLEVRGLSLLYGKAQILFGVDLEVREGELVCLVGPNGAGKTSFLRAISGLVRLEARLHRGTKAGEIRLEGEVRFQGRRIDGLLPHQIARLGLVLCPERRRPFRELTVEENLLAGGLLLPKGEVGRQLAFVYELFPRLRERRKQRAGDLSGGEQQMLAIGRALMARPKLLAVDEPSTGLAPKVRALVFEQIARVRREGVTVLLVEQEAARALALADRAYLLSNGCLVRHGPAQSFLEDPQFQRAYLGL
- a CDS encoding ABC transporter ATP-binding protein → MALLEARGLSKRFGGLQALYRVDLRVGEREIVGLIGPNGAGKTTLLRLLLGIHRPDEGRVFFKGKDITPLPTWERVRLGLAATFQNPRPLKRLPVMANVLVAAYGPRGGRMGDWVKRAEVRALDALEFVGIADKAKEPAAVLSQGELKRLEIARALATEPELLVLDEPFAGLTPAETELLAKSLSRLRKGGRFGRLHSEGCAMVIIEHKLSELFKIADRVVVLNFGEVLAEGPPGAVAQDPKVIEAYLGEGVHAGG
- a CDS encoding AMP-binding protein; translation: MTETLYWERPWLRFYPPGTPEAVEPPEGHVGQRVEEAFRARGGEVALFYYGRAYRYGELLEGIQRFASGLKALGLSPGDRVGLYLANSPQFALAYLGILWAGGVVVPVSPLYTSHELRHQLQDSGARFLVVQDALWENASRAGVALEATIVVPLKEALPPWQRLLVRSLPLPQGPGVYPWRDLFRAPPLPAPEPRQGEDLAALPYTGGTTGLPKGVEITHGNILAAHRMIQSLNPFSRRSTILAFLPFYHIYGQVVLLLGGLLSGARLVVFSTPDPDWILEAMVRYRATHFFGVPSLYEVLRDHPKAHWVDWGRLEVVVSGADTLHEATAEAFRTRTGREIAEGYGMTETTSVSHINPRDRVKRGSFGIPLPGIRALVVDPDTLEPVPVGEVGELALAGPNVTRGYWRREEENARSFFARGGLRFFRTGDLVRMDEEGYFHFYDRAKDMIKYKGRPVFPREIEEALRAHPLVKAAGVVGVPDPKVGAYPKAYVVLEAEARGKVTEEDLMAFLRERLAPYKLPREIEFRGELPKTDVGKVSRRELREEVQGGAP